In Rutidosis leptorrhynchoides isolate AG116_Rl617_1_P2 chromosome 2, CSIRO_AGI_Rlap_v1, whole genome shotgun sequence, one genomic interval encodes:
- the LOC139891137 gene encoding cytochrome b6-f complex iron-sulfur subunit, chloroplastic-like, producing MAAFTLSPATSSQLRSGNNGLFSPAPLLMSSSSSSSSAVSNIKSQRVMTVTCQAGSIPADRVPDMEKRKLMNLLLLGAIGLPTTGMLYPYTYFLVPPGSGGGDGGTPAKDALGNDIIATEWLKTHGPGDRTLSQGLKGDPTYLVVENDKTLATYGINAVCTHLGCVVPWNKAENKFMCPCHGSQYNNQGKVVRGPAPLSLALAHADIDDGKVVFVPWTETDFRTGEAPWWS from the exons ATGGCTGCCTTTACTCTCTCCCCTGCTACTTCTTCTCAG TTGCGGTCCGGTAACAATGGGTTGTTCTCACCGGCTCCATTActaatgtcatcatcatcatcatcgtcatcagctGTTAGTAACATTAAGAGCCAAAGAGTGATGACAGTGACGTGTCAGGCTGGAAGCATCCCGGCTGATCGAGTTCCAGATATGGAAAAAAGGAAGCTCATGAACTTGTTGCTTTTAGGTGCTATTGGTCTTCCAACCACAGGGATGTTGTATCCTTACACCTATTTCCTCGTCCCACCTGG TTCAGGAGGTGGTGATGGTGGTACCCCTGCTAAAGATGCTCTTGGAAACGATATTATTGCGACAGAATGGCTTAAGACCCACGGGCCTGGTGACCGAACCCTTTCTCAAGGTCTAAAG GGAGACCCGACATACCTAGTGGTCGAGAATGACAAAACGCTAGCAACATACGGAATCAATGCGGTGTGCACCCATTTGGGGTGTGTTGTGCCATGGAACAAAGCAGAGAACAAGTTTATGTGCCCATGCCATGGTTCTCAATACAACAACCAAGGCAAAGTTGTTAGGGGTCCTGCTCCTTTG tcaTTGGCATTGGCTCATGCGGATATTGATGATGGGAAAGTTGTGTTTGTTCCATGGACTGAAACAGATTTCAGAACTGGTGAAGCTCCATGGTGGTCTTAG
- the LOC139891138 gene encoding ubiquitin carboxyl-terminal hydrolase 14-like isoform X2, whose product MEMELLRTNLSRVRIPEPTNRIYKQECCISFDTPKSEGGLFVDLNTFLAFGKDYVGWNFDKTGNAVYLHIKQTKKPIPEDRPLKKPTLLAIGIDGGFDNQEPEYDETYSIVILPDYTSFPFPSVALPEKVRLAVDAVLIAEGAERKEQVASWTADKKMVSQHALTLKQINNDVIIPPLGWKCAKCEKTENLWLNLTDGMILCGRKLWDGSGGNNHAIEHYNETHYPLAVKLGTITSDLEGADVFSYPEDDSVTDPLLADHLAFFGIDFSSLQKTEMTTAEKELDQNTNFDWNTGLTNLGNSCYLAATMQVIFSTHSFCSRYYENQSLKSAFDIAPADPTVDLNMQLTKLANGLLSGKYSVPAVQNDAAANAVESCIKQEGIRPRMFKSVIAASHPEFSTMRQQDALEFFLHLIDQVERINTGNPESDPARSLKFGIEERLQCPSGKVAYNKRNDYILSLNIPLEKATNKTELEEFHKLKEQKEAEGNKMSSDEIVRPRVPLSVCLDSFYHAEEVQGFYSTALKARTTAIKTAGLTSFPDYLVLHMRKFVMEAGWVPKKLDVYIDVDDVIDISHLRSKGLQPGEELLPEDASESEEESTKLMANEDIVSQLAVMGFYHLHCQKAAINTSNAGVEEAMNWILSHMDDPDIDAPIQEESKNNEVDPSKVATLVSFGFNEDVARKALKASGGEIEKATDWIFNSTTASGPSDMDATSSSAPTLDATLPDGGGKYRLIGLVSHMGTSTLCGHYVAHVYKEGRWVIFNDDKVGVSKDPPKDMAYLYFYERIQE is encoded by the exons ATGGAGATGGAACTGCTTCGAACGAATTTATCTAGGGTTCGTATTCCGGAACCTACGAATCGAATATACAAGCAAGAATGCTGTATCAGTTTTGATACACCG AAATCCGAAGGTGGATTGTTTGTGGATCTGAACACGTTTCTTGCATTTGGGAAGGATTACGTTGGTTGGAATTTTGATAAAACTGGTAATGCAGTTTATTTGCATATCAAACAAACAAAGAAGCCAATTCCTGAAGATAGACCTTTGAAGAAACCTACTCTCTTGGCTATTG GTATCGATGGAGGATTCGATAACCAAGAACCTGAATATGATGAAACTTACAGCATAGTAATTTTGCCAGACTACACAAGTTTTCCTTTTCCATCAGTGGCCTTGCCTGAGAAG GTACGACTAGCAGTTGATGCAGTTCTAATTGCAGAGGGTGCTGAACGAAAGGAGCAAGTTGCATCTTGGACAGCTGATAAGAAAATGGTCAGTCAACATGCGTTGACTCTGAAACAGATAAATAATGATGTCATAATTCCTCCTCTTGGATGGAAATGTGCCAAGTGTGAAAAGACTGAAAATTTATGGTTGAACTTAACTGACGGAATGATTTTGTGCGGGCGGAAATTATGGGATGGGAGTGGCGGTAATAATCATGCTATTGAGCATTACAATGAAACTCATTATCCTCTTGCAGTAAAATTGGGGACGATAACTTCTGATCTCGAAGGAGCAG ACGTGTTTTCTTACCCGGAGGATGATAGTGTGACCGATCCTCTTTTGGCGGATCATCTAGCTTTTTTTGGTATTGATTTTTCCTCCTTGCAAAAG ACCGAAATGACAACAGCCGAAAAGGAACTTGACCAGAACACCAACTTCGACTGGAAT ACAGGACTTACTAATCTTGGTAACAG TTGCTATTTGGCTGCAACAATGCAAGTTATCTTTTCAACTCATTCATTTTGTTCACG GTACTACGAGAACCAAAGTTTGAAATCAGCTTTTGATATTGCTCCTGCTGATCCGACGGTAGACCTGAATATGCAACT AACAAAGCTTGCTAATGGTCTTCTTTCTGGTAAATATTCTGTTCCGGCCGTGCAG AATGATGCTGCTGCAAATGCTGTTGAGTCTTGTATT AAACAAGAAGGTATTCGTCCCAGAATGTTCAAGTCAGTAATTGCAGCTAGTCATCCTGAATTTTCAACCATGCGTCAGCAG GATGCACTAGAGTTTTTCCTGCATTTGATTGACCAAGTTGAGCGAATCAATACTGGTAACCCTGAATCGGATCCCGCAAGGAGCCTCAAGTTTGGTATAGAAGAGCGCCTTCAGTGTCCTTCTGGGAAGGTTGCTTATAATAAGAGAAACGACTACATTCTTTCTTTGAATATTCCACTTGAGAAGGCTACTAACAAAA CGGAGCTAGAAGAGTTTCACAAATTGAAAGAGCAGAAAGAGGCAGAGGGAAATAAAAT GTCTTCAGATGAAATTGTACGCCCGAGGGTGCCATTAAGTGTTTGCCTGGATAGCTTTTATCATGCAGAGGAGGTTCAGGGTTTCTATAGCACTGCTTTAAAAGCTAGGACAACTGCAATCAA AACTGCTGGTCTGACTTCGTTCCCTGATTATTTGGTGTTGCATATGAGAAAATTTGTTATGGAAGCTGGTTGGGTCCCAAAAAAGCTTG ATGTCTACATTGATGTTGATGATGTCATCGACATTAGTCACTTGCGCAGCAAAGGTCTCCAGCCTGGTGAAGAATTGTTACCTGAAGATG CTTCTGAAAGCGAAGAAGAGTCAACTAAGCTTATGGCTAATGAAGATATCGTATCTCAACTAGCTGTAATGGGATTCTACCATCTTCACTGTCAAAAGGCTGCAATCAATACTTCGAATGCTGGGGTGGAGGAAGCGATGAACTGGATACTTTCGCACATGGATGATCCAG ACATTGATGCTCCTATTCAGGAGGAGTCGAAAAACAATGAGGTGGATCCATCGAAAGTTGCTACACTAGTGTCTTTCGGATTCAATGAAGATGTAGCTCGCAAGGCGTTAAAGGCTTCG GGTGGTGAAATTGAGAAAGCCACAGATTGGATTTTTAATTCCACCACTGCATCTGGGCCGTCAGATATGGATGCTACGTCTAGCAGTGCACCTACTCTTGATGCCACATTACCCGATGGGGGTGGAA AATACAGGCTAATTGGGCTGGTGAGTCACATGGGTACGTCGACACTGTGCGGGCATTATGTAGCTCATGTGTACAAAGAAGGAAGGTGGGTGATATTCAACGATGATAAAGTGGGTGTTTCTAAAGACCCTCCAAAAGACATGGCTTACCTCTACTTCTATGAGAGGATTCAAGAATAG
- the LOC139891138 gene encoding ubiquitin carboxyl-terminal hydrolase 14-like isoform X1, with the protein MEMELLRTNLSRVRIPEPTNRIYKQECCISFDTPKSEGGLFVDLNTFLAFGKDYVGWNFDKTGNAVYLHIKQTKKPIPEDRPLKKPTLLAIGIDGGFDNQEPEYDETYSIVILPDYTSFPFPSVALPEKVRLAVDAVLIAEGAERKEQVASWTADKKMVSQHALTLKQINNDVIIPPLGWKCAKCEKTENLWLNLTDGMILCGRKLWDGSGGNNHAIEHYNETHYPLAVKLGTITSDLEGADVFSYPEDDSVTDPLLADHLAFFGIDFSSLQKTEMTTAEKELDQNTNFDWNRIQESGKEVEPIFGPGYTGLTNLGNSCYLAATMQVIFSTHSFCSRYYENQSLKSAFDIAPADPTVDLNMQLTKLANGLLSGKYSVPAVQNDAAANAVESCIKQEGIRPRMFKSVIAASHPEFSTMRQQDALEFFLHLIDQVERINTGNPESDPARSLKFGIEERLQCPSGKVAYNKRNDYILSLNIPLEKATNKTELEEFHKLKEQKEAEGNKMSSDEIVRPRVPLSVCLDSFYHAEEVQGFYSTALKARTTAIKTAGLTSFPDYLVLHMRKFVMEAGWVPKKLDVYIDVDDVIDISHLRSKGLQPGEELLPEDASESEEESTKLMANEDIVSQLAVMGFYHLHCQKAAINTSNAGVEEAMNWILSHMDDPDIDAPIQEESKNNEVDPSKVATLVSFGFNEDVARKALKASGGEIEKATDWIFNSTTASGPSDMDATSSSAPTLDATLPDGGGKYRLIGLVSHMGTSTLCGHYVAHVYKEGRWVIFNDDKVGVSKDPPKDMAYLYFYERIQE; encoded by the exons ATGGAGATGGAACTGCTTCGAACGAATTTATCTAGGGTTCGTATTCCGGAACCTACGAATCGAATATACAAGCAAGAATGCTGTATCAGTTTTGATACACCG AAATCCGAAGGTGGATTGTTTGTGGATCTGAACACGTTTCTTGCATTTGGGAAGGATTACGTTGGTTGGAATTTTGATAAAACTGGTAATGCAGTTTATTTGCATATCAAACAAACAAAGAAGCCAATTCCTGAAGATAGACCTTTGAAGAAACCTACTCTCTTGGCTATTG GTATCGATGGAGGATTCGATAACCAAGAACCTGAATATGATGAAACTTACAGCATAGTAATTTTGCCAGACTACACAAGTTTTCCTTTTCCATCAGTGGCCTTGCCTGAGAAG GTACGACTAGCAGTTGATGCAGTTCTAATTGCAGAGGGTGCTGAACGAAAGGAGCAAGTTGCATCTTGGACAGCTGATAAGAAAATGGTCAGTCAACATGCGTTGACTCTGAAACAGATAAATAATGATGTCATAATTCCTCCTCTTGGATGGAAATGTGCCAAGTGTGAAAAGACTGAAAATTTATGGTTGAACTTAACTGACGGAATGATTTTGTGCGGGCGGAAATTATGGGATGGGAGTGGCGGTAATAATCATGCTATTGAGCATTACAATGAAACTCATTATCCTCTTGCAGTAAAATTGGGGACGATAACTTCTGATCTCGAAGGAGCAG ACGTGTTTTCTTACCCGGAGGATGATAGTGTGACCGATCCTCTTTTGGCGGATCATCTAGCTTTTTTTGGTATTGATTTTTCCTCCTTGCAAAAG ACCGAAATGACAACAGCCGAAAAGGAACTTGACCAGAACACCAACTTCGACTGGAATCGGATTCAAGAAAGTGGAAAGGAAGTTGAACCAATATTTGGACCTGGGTATACAGGACTTACTAATCTTGGTAACAG TTGCTATTTGGCTGCAACAATGCAAGTTATCTTTTCAACTCATTCATTTTGTTCACG GTACTACGAGAACCAAAGTTTGAAATCAGCTTTTGATATTGCTCCTGCTGATCCGACGGTAGACCTGAATATGCAACT AACAAAGCTTGCTAATGGTCTTCTTTCTGGTAAATATTCTGTTCCGGCCGTGCAG AATGATGCTGCTGCAAATGCTGTTGAGTCTTGTATT AAACAAGAAGGTATTCGTCCCAGAATGTTCAAGTCAGTAATTGCAGCTAGTCATCCTGAATTTTCAACCATGCGTCAGCAG GATGCACTAGAGTTTTTCCTGCATTTGATTGACCAAGTTGAGCGAATCAATACTGGTAACCCTGAATCGGATCCCGCAAGGAGCCTCAAGTTTGGTATAGAAGAGCGCCTTCAGTGTCCTTCTGGGAAGGTTGCTTATAATAAGAGAAACGACTACATTCTTTCTTTGAATATTCCACTTGAGAAGGCTACTAACAAAA CGGAGCTAGAAGAGTTTCACAAATTGAAAGAGCAGAAAGAGGCAGAGGGAAATAAAAT GTCTTCAGATGAAATTGTACGCCCGAGGGTGCCATTAAGTGTTTGCCTGGATAGCTTTTATCATGCAGAGGAGGTTCAGGGTTTCTATAGCACTGCTTTAAAAGCTAGGACAACTGCAATCAA AACTGCTGGTCTGACTTCGTTCCCTGATTATTTGGTGTTGCATATGAGAAAATTTGTTATGGAAGCTGGTTGGGTCCCAAAAAAGCTTG ATGTCTACATTGATGTTGATGATGTCATCGACATTAGTCACTTGCGCAGCAAAGGTCTCCAGCCTGGTGAAGAATTGTTACCTGAAGATG CTTCTGAAAGCGAAGAAGAGTCAACTAAGCTTATGGCTAATGAAGATATCGTATCTCAACTAGCTGTAATGGGATTCTACCATCTTCACTGTCAAAAGGCTGCAATCAATACTTCGAATGCTGGGGTGGAGGAAGCGATGAACTGGATACTTTCGCACATGGATGATCCAG ACATTGATGCTCCTATTCAGGAGGAGTCGAAAAACAATGAGGTGGATCCATCGAAAGTTGCTACACTAGTGTCTTTCGGATTCAATGAAGATGTAGCTCGCAAGGCGTTAAAGGCTTCG GGTGGTGAAATTGAGAAAGCCACAGATTGGATTTTTAATTCCACCACTGCATCTGGGCCGTCAGATATGGATGCTACGTCTAGCAGTGCACCTACTCTTGATGCCACATTACCCGATGGGGGTGGAA AATACAGGCTAATTGGGCTGGTGAGTCACATGGGTACGTCGACACTGTGCGGGCATTATGTAGCTCATGTGTACAAAGAAGGAAGGTGGGTGATATTCAACGATGATAAAGTGGGTGTTTCTAAAGACCCTCCAAAAGACATGGCTTACCTCTACTTCTATGAGAGGATTCAAGAATAG